The Klebsiella quasivariicola region CAGCCCAGCTCGTCGCGCAGCATGTTCGCCAGCAGGTTCAGCAGCTCGCTTTTGCCCTGGGGGCCATCATAATTACATAGCGCATCAAGGGCTTTGCCATTATCCAGCATGTCGGACAGCAGCTGCTGGAAGTAGTCATTCATTTCCGGGATCTGCGCGGGGTTACCGCCGCCCAGCATAATAGCGCCCGGCGTGCGCAGACCGTCATTAAGGTCTTCCATCAGGCGGGTGATGCCTGAATGACGGGTGAATTTGTCGCCGAAAAGGGAAAATGTCATCGCGAATAGTCTGTCGGTGGTTCTGGAAAGTGGCTAACCATAACGCCAGCGCCAGCGTGGTGCAAATCTGAGGGAGGAGGAGGCTTTTTATCTTTATCCTGGTAATTGCTATTTTGCTAGCGTTTTGTTCTGAGTGGCTCCCCGCGAGGGCGGAGAGCCACGTGTGGATTACTGCTGCTGTCCGGCCCAGATAACCATCACTTTGTCTTCACCGCGCTCACGTACGAAACCGTAACCGCGCGGCATCGACAGCGTTGTCTGTTTGCCCATACCGATTGCCGGATGGCGAGCGCGGAACTGGCCGATCTTCTGCCAGTGGGTGACGCTGCGGGCCGCCTTGCCGTTGACGTCCTGCCAGTTCATCTCCGAACGGGTGCCCTGCAGCGGGTCCGAACCGGTGGGGCCGAACGGGCGCGATGATTCGTCGCCATAGAAAATCTGCACCGCGCCAGGGGCCAGCAGCAACAGCTCCGCCGCCGTAGTGCCCCCTTCGCGGAACAGGCGCGTATCGTGTGAAGAGAGATAGCTCAGGACGTTAAAGCTCTGCAGCTTGTCCGCCATTTGCTGCCAGGTGAGGTCAATATTGGCCATGCAGTTCGCTGCTTTCGCCGCCTGGTCCTGATAGTCGAAATTGATCATCGCATCAAAACCGTGGCGATAATAATCGCTCTGCATCACGCCATGTCCCCAGGCTTCGCCGGTCATCCAGAACGGCGCCGCATCCAGGGCTTTATCCGGATTGGCTTTCTTCCACTCCGCCAGCGCGGCGGTGGCCTGGGTTTTTAACTGCTGCCAGGCGTCCATCTCCACATGTTTGGCGGTATCGACGCGGAAGCCATCGATGCCGTAGTCACGTACCCACTGGCTCAGCCAGTGGGTCAGGTAGTCGCGCGGCGTATAGCCCGGGATCACTTTCGCTGCGGTGTCTGGTTTATGGCTATAGAAGTTCGGCAGGCCTGAGGCTTCCTTCGATTCGGTTTTCAGGTCCGGCAGGAAGGCCAGCGACATGGTGAGATCGTCATAGCCTGGGTTGTCATAATCGCCGATATCGGTGCGGATCCACTTCTTGCCCCACCATTTCTCCCAGCCGGCTTTGTCGCTGAAGTTGATGTAGTCGTTAAAGCTGTGCCAGGTTTGGCCCGCGCCCGGCTTCCAGTCTGTCCAACGCTCGCCGAGGGTTTTTTTCAGCTCATCGCCTTGCAGATACAGAGCGCCGAACTGGAACTCCTGCATGTCGGCCAGGGTAGCGTAACCGGTATGGTTCATCACCACGTCAAACAGGATGCGTATGCCGCGCTTATGCGCTTCATCCACCAGCCGGCGGAGATCCGCTTCGGTCCCCATGTTGGCATCCAGTTTCGACCAGTCCTGGGTGTAATAGCCGTGGTAGGCGTAGTGAGGAAAATCGCCCTTCGTGCCGCCGCCGACCCAGCCGTGGATCTGCTCAAGCGGGGAGCTGATCCACAGGGCGTTAACCCCCATCTGCTGCAGATAATCCAGCTTGCTGGTTAATCCCTGCAGGTCGCCGCCGTGGAAGGTGCCGATCTCCTGCATGCCGTCCTTATGGCGACCGTAGCTATTGTCGTTGGCCGGGTTGCCGTTTACAAAGCGATCGGTCAGGACGAAGTAGACAGTGGCGTTGTGCCAGTCAAACGGCGCTGGGGCGGCAGTCTCGGCGCGCTCGAGCAGCAGCAGACCATTGCTGCCGAAGGCGGGCTGCAGGGTGATTTTGCCGCCGCTGACGGTCGCGACATTGCCGCTGTAGAAATCGCGGACCTTACTACCCTCAGCGAAGGTTTTACTGACGTCGATGGTCAGGGGTTTTCCATCCCACTTCGGACACTGACGGATCTGCGGCGCCGCGGCGCTGGTCTCTTTTTCCTCCAGCGAAATCATCATCGTCGGCGTGCCGGAGCGGGTATCCACCTCGAGGGTATATAGACCCTGGCGGAAGATGCGCCATTGCGGCGGGGTGCCGCGGCAGGGTTCCATGGACAGCATCTGGTTGAGCTTAATGGCGCCGGACGGCTGCCAGCACTGTTGGTCAAAATTTAGCTGCAGGGGACGTGTACCCTTCTCAACCACTTTCTGGCTGATGAATCGGCCCGTCCCCTCTTCGGTAAAAGCCGGGAAGTCGGCAGTAGTCCAGGCGGCGAAGGCCATCCCAGGCACGAATAACGTGGCAAGCGCAGCGAGTTTCATTGCGGGATCCTGTGAGCGGTTTTTAACTAGTGTGCCTTGTTGCCGCGCGGGTGAACTCCTCCTGGCGAGGGGGTTTACCAGGAGGATGAAAAGGGGTGAGTGACACCGCTCAAAAAATAGGCTAAAAATGAGACGGAGCTAGCATTTTCGCACTCGCGTTGCGGCGCAGAAACCGATTTCAGATGACACCAATTCGGAATTGGACTATTTCTGTTGATGCTCTCATTGCGTATTTTTGATACTATTAGCGATTCAGCTATCGTTTTTTTGTGAAAAACAAGGTGTTGGAATGCATATATCCGACCAGGAGACCTGATGATATCGAATCCCATACGACGATATGGGGCCGCAATACTTATGTTACTAACCTGCATTTTTTCAGGTAGTGTGTTGGCCACAACGCACACAGCAACAAAGAGTCATAAAGCCCCAACGGTTAAGAAGATCAGTAGTACTAAGGTAAGCAGTAAACAAGAGTATTCTCGCAATAGTGTAAAGAGCAGTTCACTTCCTGACTTGCGAAAATACCCTTCCGGAACACCAAGGAAAAAAGCGTTTCTCCGGACGGTCATGCCTTATATTACCAAGCAGAATCAGGCGATTACTGCGGATCGTAACTGGCTTGTTTCCAAGCAGTACGATGCTCGCTGGTCGCCGACTGAGAAGGCGCGCCTGAAGGACATCGCTGCCCGTTATAAGGTGAAGTGGTCAGGCAATACGCGTCATGTGCCCTGGAACGCGCTGCTTGAGCGTGTCGACATTATTCCGAACAGCATGGTGGCAACCATGGCAGCGGCGGAAAGTGGCTGGGGGACCTCCAGGCTGGCGCGTGAGAACAACAACCTGTTTGGCATGAAGTGCGGCGCCGGGCGTTGCCGCGGAGCGATGAAAGGCTACTCGCAGTTTGAGTCGGTGGAGCAGTCGGTGCAGGCTTACGTAACAAACCTGAACACCCACCCGGCCTATTCCTCTTTCCGCAAATCGCGTCTGCAGCTGCGCAAGGCGGATCAGGAAGTGACGGCCAGCACCATGATTCATAAGCTGAAGGGTTATTCGACCAAAGGGTCGAGCTACAACAACTATCTCTTCGCAATGTATCAGGACAATCAGCGGCTTATCGCTGCCCATCTGTAATCCCGATGCCCGGCCTTGTCGCCGGGCATTTTTTTGCCCTACAGCATCACCTCGCTGTGCCGGTCACGGTACTCCTTCGGCGTCACGTCGTACTCCTTCTTAAACACCGAATAGAAATATTGCAGCGACGGATAGCCGCACATCTGTGAAATCTCATTGATCGACAGGCTGGTGGACACCAGCAGGCTGCGCGCCTTTTCCAGCTTCTCACTGTGGATCACCGTGTGGATGGTCTCCCCGACCTCCTCTTTGAAGCGTTTTTCCAGATTAGAGCGAGAGATGCCCACGGCGTCGAGCACCTGTTCCACCTTGATGCCTTTACAGGCGTTGTTGCGAATATAATGCATCGCCTGAATCACGGAGGGATCGTTTAACGACCGGTAGTCGGTGGAGCGCCGCTCAACGACGCGCATCGGCGGGATCAGCTGACGCTGCAGCGGGAGCACCTCGTTATTCAGCAGCCGGTGGAGTAATTTTGCCGCCTGATATCCCATCTGGCGGGTGCCCTGGGCGACGGAGGAGAGGGCGACGCGGGAGAGGTAGCGAGTCAGCTCCTCGTTATCGATGCCAATAACGCACAGTTTCTCTGGCACCGGGATATGCAGCAGCTCGCAGGCCTGCAGAACGTGGCGGGCGCGGGCGTCGGTGACGGCGATGATGCCGGTTTGCGGCGGCAGGGTTTGCAGCCAGTCGGCGAGCCGGTTTTGCGCGTGCTGCCAGTTTTCCGGCGCTGTCTCCAGCCCCTGGTAGACCACGCCGCGATATTTCTCCTTCGCGACCAACTGGCAGAAGGCATACTCGCGCTCTACCGCCCAGCGTTTACCGCTGGAGGTGGGAAGGCCGTAAAACGCGAAGCGGTGCACCCCTTTTTCCTTCAAATGGAGAAAGGCGCTTTCTACCAGCGCGGCGTTATCCGTAGCGATATAGTGAACCGGTGGGTACCGCTCTGGCTGATGATAAGATCCGCCGACGCCGACGATGGGCACGTGGACATCGGCCAGCAGCTTTTCGATTTCGGGATCGTCATAGTCGGCGATAACGCCATCGCCCAACCACTCTTTGATGTTTTCGATGCGTGCCCGAAAATCCTCTTCAATAAAGATATCCCACTCCAGCTGGGAGGCCTGCAGATACTCGCCGACGCCCTCAACCACCTGGCGGTCATAAGCTTTGTTGGCGTTGAATAACAGCGTAATACGGTGACGCTTTTCAAACATAGATAATGTTCCTGCTCTAACCCCGGTCATACCCCTTCATTCTTGATGTTGCTGCGCACTCACCCCGGCCACGTACGCCGGTACGCGGCCCGGATGCGCGGTCTGCAACCCGAATGATGTTGGGTATACACTACCGGCTAATGCCCGAGATATTTCAAGCGCCTTATGGCGAAGTTTGGCGGTAGCGCAAAGAATTCAGACATTCTTCAGAGAGTGCCTCCTTACGCGCGCCGCTTGGTGGCGGAGTCCATCCACACCGCCAGCAGCAAAATGGCCCCTTTAACGATATATTGCCAGAAGGTGGCGACGTCCATCATGCTCATGCCGTTATCCAGGGCCGACATGATAAACGCCCCCATTACCGCCCCGGCGACGCTGCCGATGCCGCCTGCCAGGCTGGTGCCGCCGATAACGCAGGCGGCGATGGCGTCCAGTTCGGCGATGTTGCCCGCCGAGGGCGACCCGGCGCCGAGGCGCGAGCTAAGGATTAGCCCGGCAATGGCGACCATCAGACCGTTAATGGCGAAGACCGCCAGCTTGGTACGCTCGACGTTAATTCCGGACAGGCGGGCCGCCTCCAGATTACCGCCGATGGCGTAGATGCGGCGACCAAAGGCGGTGCGGGTGGCCATAAACAGGCCCGCCAGCAGCAGGGCGGCGAGGATCAGCACTGGGGTCGGTACGCCGCGATAGTCATTGAGCAGCCAGATTGCGCCCAGCACAATCACCGCGGTAATGGCCTGGCGGCCGACGGCGGCGGTGGAGGACGAGGTCGCCAGACCTAACGCCTGCCGGCGCATCCGCCCGCGCCACTGCCAGACGATAAACACCGCCATGCCGACAACACCAATGCCGAAGCCGATGCCGTCTGGCAGGTAGCTTTGGCCGATCTGCGACATCGCCGGACTGGTGGGCGAGACGGTGGTCCCGTTGGTGATGCCGATCAGAATGCCGCGAAACGCCAGCATCCCGGCAAGGGTGACGATAAACGAGGGCACTTTGCGATAGGCTACCCACCATCCGTTCCACGCCCCGAGCAGCAGGCCCATCACCAGCGTCACCAGAATGGTGAGCGGCAGCGGCCAGCCGAGCCAGACGTCAAAGATCGCCGCAGCGCCGCCCAGCAGCCCCATCATCGAGCCAACGGAGAGGTCGATTTCTGCCGAAATAATCACAAACACCATGCCGACGGCGAGGATGCCGGTGATGGCCGTCTGCCGCAGCAGGTTGGAGATATTGCGTGCGCTCAGGTAGGCGCCATCGGTAACCCAGGTGAAAAACAGCATAATGACGACGATGGCGGCGATCATCACGAAGACCTGGAGATTCAGCCCCTTCAGCGCCGGCAGGGCCGCGGGGGCGGTTGGGGTGAGTTTGATTTCAGACGACGTGTTCTTCGACATGGCGTTCGCTCCTCAGCGCGGCTTCCATCACCTGCTCCTGGGTCAGATGTTGATTTACCAAATTGGCTTTTAGCCTGCCTTCGTGCATGACCAGCACCCGATCGCTAAGACCAAGCACCTCGGGCAGTTCGGATGAAATGACAATGACCGCGATGCCCTGCTGCACCAGCTGGTTAATCAGTTTATAAATTTCATACTTGGCCCCGATATCGATGCCACGGGTGGGTTCGTCGAGGATCAGAATGCGCGGATTGAGCAGCAGACAGCGCGCCAGAATCGCCTTTTGCTGGTTGCCGCCGCTCAGGCGGCCAATCGCCAGCTCCGGCGAGGAGGTTTTAATTTTCAAACGCTGAATGGACTGCTGAATACAGTGCTGCTCGGCGGCATCGTCCAGGCTGCTCATCGCGCCGGTGAACTGGTTGAGCGCCGCGAGGGTAATGTTTTTGCCCACCGCCATCACCGGCACGATGCCGTCTTTTTTGCGGTCTTCCGGCACCATGGCGATGCCGTGGGCAATGGCCTGCTGGCAGTGAGTGATGCTCACCGGCTGGCCATCAATAAAGATCTCCCCTTGCCAGCGCCCCGGCCAGACGCCGAACAGGCACTGCACCGCCTCGGTGCGCCCGGCGCCGACCAGCCCGGCGATGCCGAGGATTTCCCCGCGATGCAGGGAAAACGAGACGTCGTTGACCCGTTTAATATGACGGTTTACCGGGTGCCAGGCGGTTAAATGTTCGACCCGCAGGATCTCCTCGCCGTGGGCGTGCGGCTCGCTGGGATAGAGCGCGGTGAGCTCGCGTCCAACCATCATGGTGATGATGTCGTCTTCGCTCATGCCGCTGGCGTCGCGGGTGCCGATGTGCTGGCCGTCGCGGATCACGCAGATCGTGTCGGAGATC contains the following coding sequences:
- a CDS encoding alpha-amylase, whose amino-acid sequence is MKLAALATLFVPGMAFAAWTTADFPAFTEEGTGRFISQKVVEKGTRPLQLNFDQQCWQPSGAIKLNQMLSMEPCRGTPPQWRIFRQGLYTLEVDTRSGTPTMMISLEEKETSAAAPQIRQCPKWDGKPLTIDVSKTFAEGSKVRDFYSGNVATVSGGKITLQPAFGSNGLLLLERAETAAPAPFDWHNATVYFVLTDRFVNGNPANDNSYGRHKDGMQEIGTFHGGDLQGLTSKLDYLQQMGVNALWISSPLEQIHGWVGGGTKGDFPHYAYHGYYTQDWSKLDANMGTEADLRRLVDEAHKRGIRILFDVVMNHTGYATLADMQEFQFGALYLQGDELKKTLGERWTDWKPGAGQTWHSFNDYINFSDKAGWEKWWGKKWIRTDIGDYDNPGYDDLTMSLAFLPDLKTESKEASGLPNFYSHKPDTAAKVIPGYTPRDYLTHWLSQWVRDYGIDGFRVDTAKHVEMDAWQQLKTQATAALAEWKKANPDKALDAAPFWMTGEAWGHGVMQSDYYRHGFDAMINFDYQDQAAKAANCMANIDLTWQQMADKLQSFNVLSYLSSHDTRLFREGGTTAAELLLLAPGAVQIFYGDESSRPFGPTGSDPLQGTRSEMNWQDVNGKAARSVTHWQKIGQFRARHPAIGMGKQTTLSMPRGYGFVRERGEDKVMVIWAGQQQ
- a CDS encoding protein bax, which gives rise to MISNPIRRYGAAILMLLTCIFSGSVLATTHTATKSHKAPTVKKISSTKVSSKQEYSRNSVKSSSLPDLRKYPSGTPRKKAFLRTVMPYITKQNQAITADRNWLVSKQYDARWSPTEKARLKDIAARYKVKWSGNTRHVPWNALLERVDIIPNSMVATMAAAESGWGTSRLARENNNLFGMKCGAGRCRGAMKGYSQFESVEQSVQAYVTNLNTHPAYSSFRKSRLQLRKADQEVTASTMIHKLKGYSTKGSSYNNYLFAMYQDNQRLIAAHL
- the xylR gene encoding D-xylose utilization transcriptional activator XylR (D-xylose enhances binding of XylR to the xyl promoter and activates transcription.), which encodes MFEKRHRITLLFNANKAYDRQVVEGVGEYLQASQLEWDIFIEEDFRARIENIKEWLGDGVIADYDDPEIEKLLADVHVPIVGVGGSYHQPERYPPVHYIATDNAALVESAFLHLKEKGVHRFAFYGLPTSSGKRWAVEREYAFCQLVAKEKYRGVVYQGLETAPENWQHAQNRLADWLQTLPPQTGIIAVTDARARHVLQACELLHIPVPEKLCVIGIDNEELTRYLSRVALSSVAQGTRQMGYQAAKLLHRLLNNEVLPLQRQLIPPMRVVERRSTDYRSLNDPSVIQAMHYIRNNACKGIKVEQVLDAVGISRSNLEKRFKEEVGETIHTVIHSEKLEKARSLLVSTSLSINEISQMCGYPSLQYFYSVFKKEYDVTPKEYRDRHSEVML
- the xylH gene encoding xylose ABC transporter permease XylH — protein: MSKNTSSEIKLTPTAPAALPALKGLNLQVFVMIAAIVVIMLFFTWVTDGAYLSARNISNLLRQTAITGILAVGMVFVIISAEIDLSVGSMMGLLGGAAAIFDVWLGWPLPLTILVTLVMGLLLGAWNGWWVAYRKVPSFIVTLAGMLAFRGILIGITNGTTVSPTSPAMSQIGQSYLPDGIGFGIGVVGMAVFIVWQWRGRMRRQALGLATSSSTAAVGRQAITAVIVLGAIWLLNDYRGVPTPVLILAALLLAGLFMATRTAFGRRIYAIGGNLEAARLSGINVERTKLAVFAINGLMVAIAGLILSSRLGAGSPSAGNIAELDAIAACVIGGTSLAGGIGSVAGAVMGAFIMSALDNGMSMMDVATFWQYIVKGAILLLAVWMDSATKRRA
- a CDS encoding xylose ABC transporter ATP-binding protein, producing the protein MAWLLEMKNITKTFGAVKAVDNVSLRLNAGEVVSLCGENGSGKSTLMKVLCGIYPHGSYEGEIIFAGETLQANHIRDTERKGIAIIHQELALVKHLTVLENIFLGAEISRHGLLDYETMTLRCQKLLAQVNLPISPDTRVGDLGLGQQQLVEIAKALNKQVRLLILDEPTASLTEQETATLLAIVRDLQNHDIACIYISHKLNEVKAISDTICVIRDGQHIGTRDASGMSEDDIITMMVGRELTALYPSEPHAHGEEILRVEHLTAWHPVNRHIKRVNDVSFSLHRGEILGIAGLVGAGRTEAVQCLFGVWPGRWQGEIFIDGQPVSITHCQQAIAHGIAMVPEDRKKDGIVPVMAVGKNITLAALNQFTGAMSSLDDAAEQHCIQQSIQRLKIKTSSPELAIGRLSGGNQQKAILARCLLLNPRILILDEPTRGIDIGAKYEIYKLINQLVQQGIAVIVISSELPEVLGLSDRVLVMHEGRLKANLVNQHLTQEQVMEAALRSERHVEEHVV